DNA from Bacteroides zoogleoformans:
TTGGGGAATAAAAAATAGGCACCTGTATATGGGTACCAATTTTTTGATCCATGAGAGAAACAACTCACCCACATATTTATGATTATTTGAATGTCAGTAAAATAAACCCAAGATAACATCATTATCATTTGGAAATCTCGATGTTTTTTCGTGCCTTTTCATCTATGAGTGAGCAGGTTACGGACATATCAGAGGCACTTGACAACATGGCCAGAGAACTGCGGTCAATGCGGGAGACCATTGATGCGCAGCATACTGAGATACACGCCTTGAACCGTAATTTGGATTGTCTGAGAAAAGAGAACAGAGACCTTAAAAGACGTCTTTCCAAGTACGAGAGGCCTGGCAAGAACTCTGGCAACAGCAGTACTCTCCCATCTGGAAAAGCCACTCTACTTTGACCCTTTTGGCCAAACAGGATTGCCCACCTTGGGCATAATATGATTGCCCCTTTAACCAACATTATTCATAACGTGAGTTCGACGAAATTATCGGTTGTTTCGTCTTGTGCGAAACCGTTTTCATACTCCATAAGCAGGATGCGTTTATACCTCACTCGTAGCATACGTTTTCACCCCACTCGTGGGGTATGTTTATATCACTCGTGGATAGAGCGTTACCCCATTTACAAACAAATACAATTGTCGAACTAACGTTAAATACGATTGAGTACGGTTTTGATGAGCGTGTCGATAGTGTTCTTGTATCCGGTATTGGCTTCCTTTATCAACCGATTGGCAATGACCATGCATACTGTCACGGCCTTGTGTCCCATCAGGCGACTTAATCCAGCCAATGCGGAACTTTCCATCTCAAAATTGGTAATGCGATATCCATCGTATTCAAATTTTTCAATCTTCTCGTTTTGGTGCGGATCAGCCAATGGAATACGAAGTTCGCGTCCTTGCGGTCCGAAGAATCCTCCGGCGGCAATGGTTACACCGCGCACCATGTCGTCTTGTGCAATGCGGTCTGTCAGTTCGGTGTCTGCGTCAATGACATAAGGAGCAGGTGCACACATATTGCCCGACCATCCCATGTGATTCAGAAAGGCACGTTCGAACGGCAGGTCGCAGATAGAGTTGCGTCCGGCATAGAAGTTCAGCAAACCATCAAACCCGATTGACTTTTCGGAACAAACGAATGTGCCTACCGGTGTGTAAGGTTGCAGACCGCCACAAGTGCCGATGCGCACTATTTCCAGCCGGCGCAGTTGAGGCTTCTCTGTGCGCGTATGGAAATCGATGTTGGCAAGGGCGTCCAATTCGTTTATGACAATGTCGATGTTGTCACAACCGATGCCGGTGGAAAGTACAGTGATTCGTTTCCCTTCATAAGTACCGGTCACGGTTCTAAACTCGCGGTTTTCTACTTCGCATTCCTTGTTGTCGAAATGCGAAGCCACTACTGCCACTCGCCCGGGGTCTCCTACTAATATAACTTTGTCTGCAAGCCATTCCGGTCTGACATGCAAATGGAAGATTGAACCTTCTTCATTGATTATTAATTCGGAAGAAACAAAATGTTTTTTCATTTTCGTAGATGCTTGAGTTTTTCTCTTTGAGAGGTTATTTACTTAACGGTTGATTATTGTTGCCACTTGCGGGCTTGGCTATGTTCTCACGCATGGAAGTGTCGGCTTCAATGTTCTTCATGCGATAATAATCCATGATGCCGAGATTGCCGCTGCGGAATGCTTCTGCCATGGCCTTAGGCACTTCGGCTTCGGCTTCGATTACTTTGGCACGGGCTTCCTGTGCTTTGGCTTTCATTTCTTGCTCGCTGGCCACGGCCATGGCACGGCGTTCTTCTGCCTTGGCTTGGGCTATATTTTTATCTGCATTTGCTTGATCTATTTGCAGGGTGGCACCAATGTTTTTGCCTATATCAATGTCGGCTATATCAATAGAAAGAATCTCGAAAGCAGTTCCGGCGTCAAGCCCTTTGCGTAATACCAGTTTGGAGATAGAATCGGGATTCTCTAATACACTTTTATGATTTTCGGACGAGCCGATGGATGATACGATACCTTCGCCTACACGGGCCAAGATGGTGTCCTCTCCGGCTCCGCCTACCAATTGGCGGATATTGGCGCGTACAGTGACACGTGCTTTGGCTATCAGCTGGATGCCGTCTTTGGCCACTGCGGTTACAGGAGGCGTGTCTATCACTTTCGGGTTCACCGACATCTGTACGGCTTCAAATACGTCGCGCCCCGCAAGGTCAATGGCTGTAGCCATTTGAAACGGCAATTCGATGTTGGCTTTCGAGGCGGAAACCAATGCGTGTACCACTCTTTCTACATGTCCTCCGGCAAGGTAATGCGCTTCCAGTTCGTCTCGAGTGATGTTTTTCAGACCGGCTTTATGCGCTTCGATCATTCCCGGGACAATGATATAAGGAGGAACATTACGAATACGCATCAGAAAAAGCTGCACTAACGAAATGTTGACTCCCGACACCTTGGCGGAAAGCCATAAAAAGAAAGGTACGTAATGGAAGAATAGTACCAGAAAGATGATGCCTCCTATGATAAGAAAGGCAGTCAGATACATCGTGTTTGGATCCATAAATTATAAAGTATTAAGTGAATATTAGTTTGGCAACTTTTCAACCATAAGCATTCCGTTTGTAATACGGTTTACAACGATGGGAGTCTTTTCGTTCAGAAAACCGTCGACGGACTTAACTTCTACAATGTCACCGTTAATTTCGGCATAACCGATAAGGGCCAGACGAGTGGTAGTAACGCCTACATCGCCCACCTTTACCCGCTCTTCGGCACTGCGGTCTACTTTGGATGTGATGTCTTTTTTTAGCGAAAGTCTCTCCAATGTTTTTGAACGCATAAATCCCATTAATGAGCCGATGCAAGCCATGCCGGATATGCCCAATGTTATGAAACCTGCTGTTGTTCCCAATTGTGCAAAGGCATAGTAATTGGCAACGACAATGCATCCTCCCGCCAGAAAACCGGCAATACTGATGCCCGGAACAATGAATAGCTCTGCTAAAAAAAAGATGATGGCTGCAATGAGCAATATTGCGATGATTAATATATCCATGGCTTTTTTTATTTAATGAATTGTTTTTCTGTATTTCTTACTTTAATGATAGATTGCTCCAATTCTGTTGACAATTGCTGTACCCGTTGCTCCAAATCAAGGATGGCGGCAGACATATCGGCTTTCTCTTTTTTTCCGGCATTAGCATATTCCGAACGCATCTTTTCCAACTTTTCCTGTTGCTGCTTGTAGCTTTTCTCTAATAAGATGAATTGGTTGTATAAGGCTTTAGCCTGCGGAGAGCGAAAATCGTCCGATCGATAATACGTGTCGTTATCGTCAATGATAAAACGAGACTCGTGCTGTTGGAGTGTTCGGGCATTATCATCGACAGACTTCCGCAGTCTTTCCCGGGCAGCTGTTACGGCATCGGCGTTGTTCCATGTGTCTTTTATGGAGTGTATTTGCGCCAATGCAATCATTTTATTCTGTTCAATGGCCTCATAATTGTATACTTGTTTAGAAATGTTAGGGATAAACACATAAATGCAAACTTTATTTGTCGGTTGATATCTGTCGGAGGCAAACCAGCCAAGGTTGTTGAACTCATCTATTACGTACATGTAATCATTGTAGGGAGAGTTGAAAGGCATACCCACATTTTCAGGTGTCAGGTAAGAATCCGTATTTGTATTGTATCGTGTCACAAAGATGTCATAGCCTCCCATCGAATTGAAGCCGTCCGATGCATAATAGATGGTTATTCCGTCCGTGAGTACGTATGGATAACTCGCATTTACACCTTCATTGATGCTTTCAGGCAGGGGATTGCCATTACTCCACGCATCCAGCAATTTGTTGCGCGAAAGTATGCTGAATGTGCTGTCCGGCTGCAACTCGCTGTAATAAAGTTTGTTACCCAACTCCGTCTCATATACGGTTCCTCCTTGTTTGTCGGAGTCTTCGAAATAACTGTTGTACATGAAAAGTTTGCCTGATTCAGGGCTTAGCTTGTATGCCTCCAGAAATTTTTCTTTGTCTATCACAAAACTGTCTACAAAGCAGACTTCCTCCACTCCTTTCAGCATGCGTAAGTTGCTTCTGCTCTTTTCCAGTAACTTTTCGGCTTCTTGTGTGGGACGTTTCCTTTTAATCAAGTCTGAAATATAGGTCTCGTAGGTTTCAACGGCATCTTCAAAACGATATAAATCATTGTATGCCCGTGCTAAATACAGCTGTCCGCTTGGAGTGCGTTTCTTCACAGCTGTTTCCAGATAGTTCAGAGCTTCGGCAGCTTCACCGGTTTCCAGGCAGCACACACCATACCACAAATTGTAGTTACCGTTTGCCGGTTGTGTCCTGACAAGTTTCTTAAATGCCGGTTTGGCTTTTTCGTATTCATTCTCCTCATATAGAGCTTTTGCTTCGGCCAAAGTTTGTGCCGAAACTGTCATGCCCCAAAATCCGAATAGAAAGAATAATGTATATATCTTTTTCATCTTGTAGTCTATAGGTTCGTTTCAGGATTTCAAAAATACAAATTTATCATTAATAAAGCCTGATTCCTTAATTCTATTATGTTAATTCTTCTTTAAATCGTTCTTTTCGCTTACTTTTGCAGCCGTTTATTTAACGAACAAAAGGCTATCGTTGTATTTATGGCGCAATTTACCGAAGAAGAAAAGCTGCTGCGTCGCATTGAGAAGCGGTTCAGCAAAGGCGTGGTGGAGTATGGCTTGATTGAGGAGGAAGATAAGATACTCATCGGACTTTCCGGCGGTAAAGACTCTTTGGCATTGGTCGAACTTTTGGCCAAGCGTGCTCGAGTGTTCAAGCCGAGATTCTCTCTCGTTGCAGCTCATGTGGTGATGAAGAATATACCATATCAGAGTGATGTGACTTATCTGAAAAAACATGTCGAGGCATGGGGCATTCCCTTTGTCCTTTATGAAACGGGATTTGATGCTTCTACCGATACCCGTAAGTCCCCCTGTTTCCTTTGTTCTTGGAATCGGCGCAAAGCACTGTTCACAGTGGCCAAAGAACAGGAATGCAATAAAATAGCGTTAGGACATCACATGGATGACATCCTGGAAACGTTGTTGATGAATGTCACTTATCAAGGAGCGTTCGGCACAATGCCTCCCCGGCTTGTCATGAAGAAATTTGATATGACAATTATTCGTCCGATGTGTCTGGTTCATGAAGCAGATTTGATAGAACTGGCCCAGGCCAGAGGCTATCGCAAACAAGTGAAGAGTTGTCCTTACGAGTCGCAGTCCCGTCGTAGTACGATGAAAGGCATTCTGAAGCAATTGGAAGCGATGAACCCGGAGGCGCGCTATAGCCTGTGGGGCAGTATGACGAATGTGCAGGAGGAATTACTACCTCAACACAAAAAACTCTAACAACACTTACATCAAGTGATTTATATTATTTTGGCCAAAGGGGTCAATCATATTTGAGCCAGTAGGAGCAAAATTATTTGGCCAAAAGGGACAAAGTTGAGTGACTTTTCCACCAAAAGCATAGAGCTTCATGAACAGCATTATCTTAAAGAATACTCTTGGCATGAGCTCAACGAAGCGGTTATAGGAAACCCCATCGGGAAAATCCTGCCGCATCGCCCCTTTGACCCAATTCAAATAATACTCCTTGAAATTGCGATATGTGCCGAAATGATAGCATACCAGAATGGTCACAATCTCACTTTCGGAGAGCCTGCCCTTGCGGTTCCGGTAGCGTTTGCCGTCACTGTTATGGGACGGCAAACGCAGGTTTTTCGCAAGTTCAGCACTCAAATTCTTGTCAAACTCGTCGATTATACAGAAAATTTCAGTAACTTTGTCGTTGGTAATCATCGCTTAATTATTTTTTAACTTATTGATTTTCAACTATAAAGGTACAAAATATTAGCGAGATTACCAACTTTTTAAAGACTTTTTCTTATCCCGAACTGGCGTATACAATGAATCTTTGGAGAGCGGATTAAAGGCAATTCGTTCGAACAAGAAAAGAAACAGACATATCATGATACCTCAACGATATATCCTCGAATGGAAATCCGTAGCCCCTTGGACAAACGAGGCACAAGTGAAGCAGGATTTGGTTATCAGTCGTACACTGGTGGAAATATTTTCCTCGCCCCTCACATCAGGGAAACTTTTGCGTTTCGTGGCGGCACAGCTTTGCACAAACTCTACATACAACCACAGGTGCGCTATTCGGAAGACATTGACTTGGTACAGATAACCCCGGCTCCGATTAACCCGATATTGAAGGAAATACGTGAGCGGCTCGTATTCTTGGGAACGAAACGAACGGTCAAGCAGCATATCCACAACAATACGGTCATTTATCGCTTTGAATCGGAGTTTCCTCCGGTCATCGACCTACGGCTGAAAAAAGAAATCAACACTCGTAAGGATTTCAGTGTATTGGGACTGAAACAGATTCCTTTTCAAGTAACCAATTCATGGCTTACGGAAAAGTGTGATTTAACTTGCTATGAGTTGGAAGAACTGCTCGGAACAAAACTTCAGGCATTATATCAACGCCGTAAGGGAAGCGACCTCTTCGCTCTATTGGGCGATGAAGAATAATGATACGAATGCGACGAAAATATTGGAGTGCTATCACCAGTATATGGCATTTGTGGTGGAGCAGCCTCCCACACGCAAACAGTTCCTTGCCAATATGGAAACCAAGTTGAAAGACAATGAGTTCATCACCGACATGTACGCCATCATCCGTCCGGGAATATCCTACCGTACAGAGGAGGCTTGGGAGTTTGTTCGGAAAATCTTGGTTGAAAATATTTAAGGATATGTCCCGGAATCAAGGGAGACAGGGGGAAACCTCCTTACACTTGATAATAAAACAACGGCGAGACGCCGGTTTTACCCCGGCATCTCGCCTGAAATATTCCTTGTTTTAAGGAACCACTACATCTTTTGCCCGATAAACGTGCAACGCTTATTCAGTGCGCACGTGCCGTCAAGCGAAGATGTCGCTGCGCTGAATGTAAGCAATCACGTCACCTTTGTTGACCACACCGCCTTGCTTGGCGCACACCTCTACCACGCGTCCCGTGAAGCCGGTCCATACCTTCTCATACTCTCCCCACGGCGTGGAGATGTAGCAGAACACTTCGTCGTGCTGGTACTTGCGGCCGATGAACGGCTCGGACGAAGGGCCTTCGACGGAAACTTCCCAAAGTACCTGTCCCTTGGAGGAGGCTATAATGGGGTCGGCCTTGGCACGCTTCAACTTCCTGATTTCCTCTTCCGAAAAGCCGTTCTTGGCCATGGCGGCATCTTTGGCACGCTGCAAGTCGTCTTCGAAACGCTTCTTGGCAACACCCGACTTGTAATCGCGATATTGGCGGTCGTGCATGGCCAGTTCGAAGAGTTCTTCGTCGTCATCGCCATACTCCCAGCCGTTCTCGTCCATCTCTTTCCGGTATTCGTCCAGAGCGTCGGGATAGTTCAGCTGCGGGTCGGTATCGACGAACTCGTAGCCTTTGGACTTGGCAAGCTCTACGATTTCGGGGGCCAATGCGCCGGGCAGGCGCCCGCTCTTGCCCAGAATCATGTCCCATGTATGGTTGTCGAGCATCGTCCAGCGCTCTTCTCCTTTCATCAGTTGCATCAGGTTCATCAGCGCCACGTTCTTGACGTATTGGCTGAAAGGCGTCACCAGCGGAGGATAGCCCAGCTTAGGCCATACGTATTCCACCTCGTCGAACAGCATCACGAGCAGTTCGTCGATGCTGAGTTCGGGCTCGTTCTTGCCCCGCAATATCATGTTGATACCGGCATGCACCCCTTTCAGGTCGGCCATCATGGAGCCCATCATGCCGCCGGGCAGGCCGCACTTGAGCAAGAGCGAGGACATGTATTTGTTGGTAGGATCCATGAAATAGCCCAGGAAGTCGTCTATGAACTCCTGTGTCATGGCACGAGCTTTCATATAGGCTTTCATGTTGATATCGGGCACTTGGAAGCCCAAATCCTTCAGCATGGCCTGCACGGAGATGATGTCCGGGTGGACTTTTCCCCACGACATCGGTTCCATGGCCACGTCTATGACGTCGGCTCCGTTCTCGCAGACCTCAAGAATGGAGGCCATGGAGAGTCCCGGCCCGCTGTGCCCGTGATATTGTATCAGCACGTCGGGATGTTTCTCCTTGATGGTCTTGACCAGCGTACCCAGCATGCCGGGACGGCCGATGCCGGCCATGTCTTTCAGGCAAATCTCGGGCGCTCCAGCCTCGATGAGCCGGTCGGCAATCCGGGCGTAATAGTCTACGGTATGTACGGGAGAATAGGTGATGCAAAGCGTGGCCTGCGGTATCATTCCCGCCTCGAGCGCATACTTGATGGAAGGAATGATATTCCGGGTTTCGTTGAGCCCGCAGAAGATGCGGGTAATGTCAACACCTTGCGCATGCTTCACCTTATACATCAAGCGACGCACGTCTGCTGGAACCGGATACATGCGCAGCGCGTTCAGACCCCGATCGAGCATGTGCGTCTGAATGCCCGCTTCCCTGAAAAGACGGGTAAAAGCGCGGACGGCTTTGTTGGGATTCTCACCATAGAGAAGATTGACCTGCTCGAAAGCTCCTCCGTTTGTCTCGACTCTCGCGAAACAGCCCATTTCGACAATCAACGGAGCGATGCGCTCCAATTGGTCCACCCGGGGCTGGTATTTACCAGAAGACTGCCACATGTCCCGGTAAACAAGACTGAATTTGATTTCCTTTTTCATCGTGGTTGGTAATAAATGTTTTTTCTTCGGTTAACTTAACATATACAAATATAAAACTTTCTTCTGACATATAGTTAATGAAAATCCGTAAAATTTCAGTCCGAACAATATGTTTTATATCATATTGTCGGACGTACGATTGCCTGTATGGCAGATATTTCGCGCCCGGATTTATTTTTTCCGAAAGAATCGTAAAAGCTATGTGATTTTTTCATAAATTTGCCTACCTATGTAGAAACTGTCCGGGATTTTATTGCAGAGCAGAATCCCGGCCAAAACACTTTAAATTATATAAAAAACGTCATTACATGAAACCAAATCGATTCAAGCCACTCTTTTTATTGATGGCTCTTGTGGTTGCCCTGCCCTCTTTCGGACAAGGACTGAAGACTTTCAAGTTGAAAAACGGTCTTTCCGTATATATATGGGAAGACAACACGAAATCGGATGTGTACGGAGCCGTTGGCGTACGTACGGGTTCGGTGAACGATCCGGCGGAATATACCGGACTTGCGCACTACCTGGAGCACGTCATGTTCAAGGGTACGGACAAAATCGGCACGCTCGACTGGAGCACCGAAGAACCCATCTACAAGGAAATCATCGCCAAATATGACAAGATGGCCGAAGAAGCCGACCCGGCAAAGAAAGAAGCCATCGGCAAGGAGATAAACGAACTGACCATCCGGGCAGGCAAGGTGAGCATCTCCAACGAGTTCTCCAACCTGATGGAGAGCATGGGAGGCAAGAACCTGAATGCGGCAACCAGCTATGACTATACGGTGTATCACAACTCTTTCCCCGCCTACCAGATAAACAAATGGCTGGAGATTTCGTCACAACGCTTCATCAATCCGGTGTTCCGCACGTTCCAGTCGGAGCTGGAGACGGTATATGAGGAGTATAACCGCGCGCAGGACAATCCCGGCAGAGTGCAGAACCAGTTCCTGATGGGCAAGGCTTTCGAGGGACATCCTTATGCGCGTCCCGTACTGGGACTTCCGGAACACCTGAAGAACCCGCGCCTGAGCAAACTGATAGAGTTCTACAACACGTGGTACACACCGGAGAACATGGTGCTGGTGCTGGTGGGAAACATCGATGCCCGGCAAGTGAGCGCACGCATCAACGCCTCCTTCGGCCGCCTGCCCAAGAGGGGGATGCCCGAAAGAAAAAGCTATCCGGACATTGAGATAAAAGGACGCACGCAGCACACCGCCAAGATAGGTTATTACCCCAGCGTTGCACTGGTATATAAGGGCGTGCCCACCGGACATCCGGATGAGAAGGCGCTGGACATAGCCATGGAATTACTGTCGAACAGCAACAACACCGGAACGCTGGACAAATTAGTGATAAACGGTGACCTGACCAACGGCTACGCCTTTCTGAACACGCTGCGCGAACAAGGGCGCTGCATAGTAAGCGTGATGCCCTTGTACGACGAGAACCAGCGCCGGTTCGAATCGAACAAGAGCGCCGAAAAGAAAGCGCTGAAAGCCATTGAGCAGATAGCCAAAGGCGAATTCGCCGACTGGCTGGTAGAGGCCATCAAAAACAATATATGCCGCGACTACGACCTACGCATGGAGGCCAACGAGAACAAGGCCGACATGCTGATAGAAACTTTCATCAACGAAGTCGATCCGGGCAAAGTGCTGGGCTACAAGGAAGAAGTGATGGCCGTGACCAGCGAAGACATCAAGC
Protein-coding regions in this window:
- a CDS encoding nucleoside phosphorylase translates to MKKHFVSSELIINEEGSIFHLHVRPEWLADKVILVGDPGRVAVVASHFDNKECEVENREFRTVTGTYEGKRITVLSTGIGCDNIDIVINELDALANIDFHTRTEKPQLRRLEIVRIGTCGGLQPYTPVGTFVCSEKSIGFDGLLNFYAGRNSICDLPFERAFLNHMGWSGNMCAPAPYVIDADTELTDRIAQDDMVRGVTIAAGGFFGPQGRELRIPLADPHQNEKIEKFEYDGYRITNFEMESSALAGLSRLMGHKAVTVCMVIANRLIKEANTGYKNTIDTLIKTVLNRI
- the floA gene encoding flotillin-like protein FloA (flotillin-like protein involved in membrane lipid rafts) — encoded protein: MDPNTMYLTAFLIIGGIIFLVLFFHYVPFFLWLSAKVSGVNISLVQLFLMRIRNVPPYIIVPGMIEAHKAGLKNITRDELEAHYLAGGHVERVVHALVSASKANIELPFQMATAIDLAGRDVFEAVQMSVNPKVIDTPPVTAVAKDGIQLIAKARVTVRANIRQLVGGAGEDTILARVGEGIVSSIGSSENHKSVLENPDSISKLVLRKGLDAGTAFEILSIDIADIDIGKNIGATLQIDQANADKNIAQAKAEERRAMAVASEQEMKAKAQEARAKVIEAEAEVPKAMAEAFRSGNLGIMDYYRMKNIEADTSMRENIAKPASGNNNQPLSK
- a CDS encoding NfeD family protein, whose protein sequence is MDILIIAILLIAAIIFFLAELFIVPGISIAGFLAGGCIVVANYYAFAQLGTTAGFITLGISGMACIGSLMGFMRSKTLERLSLKKDITSKVDRSAEERVKVGDVGVTTTRLALIGYAEINGDIVEVKSVDGFLNEKTPIVVNRITNGMLMVEKLPN
- a CDS encoding tetratricopeptide repeat protein, whose protein sequence is MKKIYTLFFLFGFWGMTVSAQTLAEAKALYEENEYEKAKPAFKKLVRTQPANGNYNLWYGVCCLETGEAAEALNYLETAVKKRTPSGQLYLARAYNDLYRFEDAVETYETYISDLIKRKRPTQEAEKLLEKSRSNLRMLKGVEEVCFVDSFVIDKEKFLEAYKLSPESGKLFMYNSYFEDSDKQGGTVYETELGNKLYYSELQPDSTFSILSRNKLLDAWSNGNPLPESINEGVNASYPYVLTDGITIYYASDGFNSMGGYDIFVTRYNTNTDSYLTPENVGMPFNSPYNDYMYVIDEFNNLGWFASDRYQPTNKVCIYVFIPNISKQVYNYEAIEQNKMIALAQIHSIKDTWNNADAVTAARERLRKSVDDNARTLQQHESRFIIDDNDTYYRSDDFRSPQAKALYNQFILLEKSYKQQQEKLEKMRSEYANAGKKEKADMSAAILDLEQRVQQLSTELEQSIIKVRNTEKQFIK
- a CDS encoding ATP-binding protein encodes the protein MAQFTEEEKLLRRIEKRFSKGVVEYGLIEEEDKILIGLSGGKDSLALVELLAKRARVFKPRFSLVAAHVVMKNIPYQSDVTYLKKHVEAWGIPFVLYETGFDASTDTRKSPCFLCSWNRRKALFTVAKEQECNKIALGHHMDDILETLLMNVTYQGAFGTMPPRLVMKKFDMTIIRPMCLVHEADLIELAQARGYRKQVKSCPYESQSRRSTMKGILKQLEAMNPEARYSLWGSMTNVQEELLPQHKKL
- a CDS encoding nucleotidyl transferase AbiEii/AbiGii toxin family protein — translated: MEIRSPLDKRGTSEAGFGYQSYTGGNIFLAPHIRETFAFRGGTALHKLYIQPQVRYSEDIDLVQITPAPINPILKEIRERLVFLGTKRTVKQHIHNNTVIYRFESEFPPVIDLRLKKEINTRKDFSVLGLKQIPFQVTNSWLTEKCDLTCYELEELLGTKLQALYQRRKGSDLFALLGDEE
- a CDS encoding oxaloacetate decarboxylase; its protein translation is MKKEIKFSLVYRDMWQSSGKYQPRVDQLERIAPLIVEMGCFARVETNGGAFEQVNLLYGENPNKAVRAFTRLFREAGIQTHMLDRGLNALRMYPVPADVRRLMYKVKHAQGVDITRIFCGLNETRNIIPSIKYALEAGMIPQATLCITYSPVHTVDYYARIADRLIEAGAPEICLKDMAGIGRPGMLGTLVKTIKEKHPDVLIQYHGHSGPGLSMASILEVCENGADVIDVAMEPMSWGKVHPDIISVQAMLKDLGFQVPDINMKAYMKARAMTQEFIDDFLGYFMDPTNKYMSSLLLKCGLPGGMMGSMMADLKGVHAGINMILRGKNEPELSIDELLVMLFDEVEYVWPKLGYPPLVTPFSQYVKNVALMNLMQLMKGEERWTMLDNHTWDMILGKSGRLPGALAPEIVELAKSKGYEFVDTDPQLNYPDALDEYRKEMDENGWEYGDDDEELFELAMHDRQYRDYKSGVAKKRFEDDLQRAKDAAMAKNGFSEEEIRKLKRAKADPIIASSKGQVLWEVSVEGPSSEPFIGRKYQHDEVFCYISTPWGEYEKVWTGFTGRVVEVCAKQGGVVNKGDVIAYIQRSDIFA